Proteins encoded together in one Chelonoidis abingdonii isolate Lonesome George chromosome 1, CheloAbing_2.0, whole genome shotgun sequence window:
- the BAIAP2L2 gene encoding BAR/IMD domain-containing adapter protein 2-like 2 yields MEQSYRSTIFIYKSILEQFNPALENLVYLGNNYLRAFHALSQAAEVYFKAIQKIGEQALQSSTSQMLGQILMQMSDTHRHMNSDLEVVAQTFHGDLLQHMEKNTKLDMQFINDSHQRYELEYRHRAANLEKCMSELWRMERTQDKNVWEMKEKVRRLHSEMQAFVSESQRAAELEEKRRYRFLAEKHQLLSSTFLQVYSRAWGIIQSKVPKWKEQLEAIRNPSSRHSPSLLSASHGQGYPSGRLTPSHLDKPQRPLGDFGSAVTGRNSSPFPQEPAELLRPSPQPEQTRRGLQKTSSAGSASAGQRLRSSSFGERAGGDAGGGSSVLRVQAIVPHSAGTNCTLLGFNFGDIIMVLIPEAQNGWLYGKLEGSSTSGWFPEAFIKPLGRERDPKEPPTRSFPLRSSYSMDGLDCPSVSSAGNYRHSAASPQSPSPSPASLGAGSRQSSLANAAAPSDSKKSAVQEQPPELFPRGTNPFGTVKLRPTVTNDRSAPIIR; encoded by the exons AGCATCTTGGAGCAGTTTAACCCTGCCCTGGAGAACCTGGTCTACCTGGGCAATAACTACTTACGCGCTTTCCATG CACTGTCTCAGGCGGCTGAAGTCTATTTTAAGGCAATACAGAAGATTGGGGAGCAAGCCTTGCAGAGCTCCACCTCGCAAATGCTGG GTCAAATTTTGATGCAGATGTCTGACACCCACAGGCATATGAACTCTGACCTGGAAGTAGTG GCTCAGACGTTCCATGGAGACCTGCTACAGCACATGGAGAAAAACACTAAGCTGGACATGCAGTTCATCAAT GATAGCCATCAGCGCTACGAACTGGAGTACCGGCACAGGGCTGCCAACCTGGAGAAGTGCATGTCAGAGCTGTGGAGGATGGAGAGGACTCAAGACAAAAACGTCTGGGAAATGAAG GAGAAGGTGAGGCGCTTGCACTCGGAGATGCAGGCATTTGTCTCTGAGAGCCAGAGGGCTGCCGAGCTGGAGGAGAAGCGCCGCTACCGCTTCCTGGCTGAGAAGCACCAGCTGCTCTCCAGCACTTTCCTCCAGGTCTACAGCAGG GCCTGGGGCATCATACAGAGCAAGGTGCCAAAGTGGAAGGAGCAATTGGAGGCCATCCGCAATCCAAGCAGCAGACACTCCCCGAGCCTGCTCAGTGCCTCCCATGGCCAGGGGTATCCGTCAGGCCGCCTGACCCCCAGCCACCTCGACA AGCCTCAGAGGCCTCTGGGAGATTTTGGCTCAGCCGTGACTGGACGTAATTCAAGCCCCTTCCCCCAGGAGCCTGCAGAACTTCTAAGACCCTCTCCTCAACCAGAGCAAACCAGGAGAGGCTTGCAGAAGACTTCATCTGCTG GCTCGGCCTCCGCCGGCCAGCGCTTACGCTCCAGCTCCTTCGGGGAGCGCGCAGGAGGAGACGCGGGAGGAGGCAGCAGTGTGTTGAGAGTCCAGGCAATCGTGCCCCACTCTGCTGGCACCAACTGCACCTTGCTAGGGTTTAACTTCGGGGACATCATCATGGTGCTGATCCCAGAGGCGCAGAATGGCTGGCTGTACGGCAAGCTAGAGGGATCATCCAC GAGTGGCTGGTTCCCCGAAGCTTTCATAAAGCCcctggggagagaaagagacccGAAGGAACCACCCACCAG GTCCTTCCCGCTGCGAAGCAGTTACAGCATGGATGGCCTGGATTGCCCCAGTGTCTCATCAGCAGGAAATTACCGACACAGCGCTGCCTCGCCCCAGTCACCAAGCCCTTCTCCAGCCTCACTTGGTGCTGGCAGCCGCCAGAGCAGCTTAGCTAATGCTGCTGCTCCTTCAGATTCCAAG AAGTCAGCTGTGCAGGAGCAGCCACCAGAACTCTTCCCCCG CGGCACCAACCCGTTTGGCACGGTAAAGCTGCGCCCCACCGTCACCAACGACCGGTCGGCACCCATCATCCGGTGA